TGGCAGCAGGATAAAGTGATTGCTGGATCCGTCAGGAAATGCAACTCGGCACTGATAGCTGTTGAATTCGCCTAGATCCGATGGTTCGGGAAGACCTACGCCAAGCACACTGATAGAACGCTCTCCAGTGTTGAGGAACCGAATCAGAGCACTACCCGCCGCATTCCCGATAATCGTACCGGTCTGTCTCAAGAGAGCTGTGCAGGGTGTGCTGATATCATCATCTTCGCAGGGTACGCAGAGCACATCACACGGGAAAATCTGGTTCGGATTAGTGACCTGCGGATTAGCTGCGATTAATGCATTGAGACTGACGCCAAATCGCTGGGCAATGGTAAACATAGAATCGCCCGGTTGCACTGTATAGCGGCACTGGAACCCTGGTGGACAGGATACCGGCTCGCGGCAGGGCTGACCTCCCGGAACACACAGAACATCGCATGGGAAAATCTGGTTCGGATTGCTGATGTGCGGGTTAGCTGCGATTAAAGCATTAAGGCTGACACCAAAACGCTGGGCAATGGTAAACATTGAGTCGCCCGGCTGAACAGTATAGCGCCCTTGGAATCCCGGTGGGCAGCTGCTTGGTTGGCGACAAGGCGGCTGCGGACTAGTACCGGGCACGCAGAGCACATCGCCCGGGAAGATCTGGCTGGGATTAGAAATGTGTGGATTAGCTGCGATCAACGCATTAAGGCTGACGCCGAATCGCTGGGCAATCAGGAACATGCTGTCACCAGGCTGTACG
The window above is part of the Bacillota bacterium genome. Proteins encoded here:
- a CDS encoding LysM peptidoglycan-binding domain-containing protein — translated: MHSGRVPASCPPGFQGRYTVQPGDSMFLIAQRFGVSLNALIAANPHISNPSQIFPGDVLCVPGTSPQPPCRQPSSCPPGFQGRYTVQPGDSMFTIAQRFGVSLNALIAANPHISNPNQIFPCDVLCVPGGQPCREPVSCPPGFQCRYTVQPGDSMFTIAQRFGVSLNALIAANPQVTNPNQIFPCDVLCVPCEDDDISTPCTALLRQTGTIIGNAAGSALIRFLNTGERSISVLGVGLPEPSDLGEFNSYQCRVAFPDGSSNHFILLPISLGPSKPKTWAGTLTFGSGDWPRSTMIVVRPIHRDKGKTGAAVLTGTLEKCCH